TGCCAGCGGAGGGAGATGGAGGGGTCGATTCGGGAGGCGCGGCGGGCGGGGAGGTAGACGGCGCCGACGGCAGCCAACAGCAACAGGGATGAGGCCGAGGCGAAAGTGAGCCGGTCAAGGGGGTCGACGCCATGGAGAAGGCCCATCAGCAGGTTGGACAGGCTGAAAGCGACGACGGTGCCCAGGAGGAGGCCTAAGGCCACCGGTCCCAGGCCGGAGCGCATGACGGCTTGCAGGACCTGGCCGCGGCGGGCGCCCAGGGCCATGCGGATGCCGATCTCGCGCGTCCGCGAGGCGGTTTGGTAGGCGGCCACGCCATAGACTCCCAGCACCGCCAGCAGGGCGGCGACGACGGCGAAGTATCCCAACATCAGGGCGTAGAAACGGGGCTCGACCAGTCCTCGGGCCCGGCTCTCGCTCATGCTTCGGATGTCGTAGACGGCCAGGTTGGGGTCGAGATCGGCCACCGCCTTACGGACGCTTTCCACCAACGGTCCGCTGTCGCCGTCATAACGCATCATCAGGCTCATCACGGTGGGAGCGTTCTGAGAATAGGGCAAGTAGACGGTGGCCCGTTCAGGCACCGCCAGTCCGCGCAGCTTGACGTCTCCCACCACACCCACAATTTGGTGGTATTGGCCTTCGTGATCCCCTGCAAAGCTCAGGCCCAATTCGACGAACTGGCCCAGCGGATCGCTGTCAGGCCAGTGACGGTCGGCCATGGCTTTGCTGATGACGGCCACCTTCTGGCTTTCCGGGAGGTCGGTGTCGTCGAAGGCACGTCCCTTGAGGAGAGGGATGCCGACCGTGCTGAAATAGCGATCGCCGACCACCCGCATTTCGGCTCCGGGATGCTGTCCCGGCGGCGGCTCGGGGCGGCCTTGTATGGTGAAGCTTGTGATGACGGCATTGTCGGTCAGCGGAGGAATCCAGACGGTTGACGCAGCCCGCACTCCGGGCTGGCTGCGCACCTCCTCCAGCAGGCGGCGGAAGAAGTCGAGCCGGGGCTGACGGTCGGTTTCGTAGCGCTCGCCGGCCAGGTAGACGCGGGCGGCCAGCAGGCGTTCCGACTGGAATCCCACCTCGGCTGCGGCCAGCGTCCAAAAGCTGCGCAGCAGCAGTCCGCAGGCGATGAGCAGGGGGACGGCCATGGCCACCTGCACCAGCACCAGGGCCTGGCGCGAGTAGCCGCCTCCGCCGCCCGAGTGAGTACGTCCTGAAGAGGACAGGACCTGGGCCGGCTGTTGACGTTTCAATTGAAAGGCGGGCAGCAGGCTGAAAAGGATTCCGGTGGCGGCCGTGACCAGCAGGCTGAAGAGCACCACCGGGGCGTTGAGGGTGATTTGGTCGAGGCGGGGCAATTCCTCCGGTGCCAGCGCGAGCAGCGCGTCCAGCCCCAGGAAGCTCATCAACAGTCCGAGGGCGCCGCCGACTCCGGCCAGCAGCAACCCCTCCAGCAAGAGTCGCCGCATCAGGCGTCCCGAAGAGGCCCCCAGCGCCTGCAGCATGGCGGCCTCGGAGCGGCGGACGGCGGCTTGGGCGGAGAGGATGTTGGTGACATTGGCGCAGGCGATGAGCAAAAGCAGTCCCACGGCGGCCACCAGCAGCGAGAGAATGGGACGCACATCGCCTACGGTCTGCTGGTGCAGGTCGACCAGCATGGCCCCCACGCCGGCATTGTCTTCGGGATGAGCCTCTTCCAAACGCCGGCTTATGGTGTTCAGTTCGGCCGAAGCCTGGCTCATGCTGACGTTGTCAGCCAGCCGCCCCACCGACCGGTAGATCAGGCATCCGCGTCCGCAAGAGGACTCGGCGTCCTCGCGGATCGGCTCCCAGAACTGGGCGTTGGGGTAATCGGGCGTGCGGAACTCCGGCGGCATCACGCCGATGACCTCATAAGCCCGCCCGTTGAGGGTCAGCGACTGACCCACGATGGCCGAATCGCCTCCGAAACGGCTGGAGAAGAAGGCATGCGAAAGCACGATCACGCGCCGGCCGGCCGGCCCGTCTTCGTCAGGCAGGAAGGTCCTGCCATGCAGAGGATCGACCCCGAAGACGGAAAAGAACTCGGCAGTGGACTCAACCCCCATTACCCGCTCCGTCCGCCCTTCGTAGGAAAGCACCAGGGAACTCCCTTTAAAGGCCGCCAACTCCGCGAAGGTCTCGCTTTGCTCCTGCCAATCGAGAAAATTAGGCAAGGACATCGAGTTTTGGCCGGCGTCGTGGCGCTGCAACTGCCACACACCCACCAGCCTCTCAGGCTCGTGGTAGGGAAGCGGGCGCAGAACCACGCCTTCCACCACCGAAAAAACCGCGCTCCCTCCGCCGATGGCCAGCGCCAGGGTGGCCACCACCACAACCGAAGCCAGCGGCTTGCGCTTCAGCGTTTTCCAAGCCAGGCGAAGATCGCTCCACAACCCATCCAGCATCATGCCCCTCTTTCTTTTCCTCTGCTCCCTGGCCAATACAACCTTCCCTTGCCTCATGCGTTCGGCAAGAGAGAGCCCGGCCAAACTGCTCAACTCATGAAGCCAGAATGCCGCCTGGCGCAGTCCTCCCTGCTCCCGGGCTTCATGCAGCCTTTCCTGGAAGGTTCTCTCCATCCCCGCGCCATACGCCCGTCGAAACGGTTCCGGAGCCAACTTCAACAGCCATCGAAAGAGCCACACCTTCAGAGATCTCCCGAAACCAGATTGCGCTCCCTGGCGGCCAGCAAGAGTTCCCTCAGACGCGCCGTCTCAGCTTCGGCCACGGCGGTTCCGAGCGGGGTCAAGCGAAAATACTGCCTGCGGGAATCCCCGCCTGATGGAGCCGCGTCGGGCGCCTCCTCGATCAAGCCGTCCTCGCGGAGCCTTTTCAGCACCTGATACAGGCTCCCGGTAGCGGGCGAGAGCCTCCCTGCCGACCTCTCCTCGACTTCTTTCCCAATGGCGTACCCATGCCCCGCCCCGCCGGCCAAGGCCAGCAGGACGTGATAAGCCAAGTGCGTCAACGGCAAGAATCGTCTGGCGTCCTTCATTGTAGTGGCAACCACTATAGTGCAAACGTGACGGCATGTCCACCGGATCTTTGCCGTCGGAGGGAAGACCGGTCCAGGACTGGTCCAGTTGACTGTCAAAGGCCCCGCAGCAACTTGACCACCTCAGTCGTCGAGATTCTGTCGCCCTCGACCCGCCGACGGGATGTCTTGGTGAAATCGGCGCTCTATTCGCGCTTCGGCGTTTCTCACTACTGGATCGCAGACCCCGACCTGGACCGCATCGAGGTCTTGGGCCTTTGCGACGACGGCAGCTACGAGCAGCTCAACACCTTCAACCGCCCCGAGGTCCTGCAAATGGATGACTATCCGGAGCTGGAATTGCCTCTGGAAAGGGTCTTCGGCTAAGTACTCTCCACTCGCTACCACCACCAGAGAGGCGGGTCGTAGGGGGACGGGTCGTTGAAGGAGTGGGGGGACGGAGCACCGTTGGACGAATTCTGGGCAGGGTTGGCCTGGTCTTCTTCCTTCAGCGTGAGGCCGGAGTTCCAGCCGGGAGGATCGACGCCCATCAGGTGGCGGACGAAGAAGTCGTGACGGCGGCACTCAACATGTTCCCCCCTGTTCATTCTCTGAAGATGCCCTTCAAAATAGCACGGCGGCGCTGAACCGTTGTTCCGCTGAAAGCCGGGCGTGAACAGTTGAAAACGCTTTCTGGACCCGACCCTTGACTTCTGGAATCGGGGTCGGCAAGAATCGAAACGCCTCGTGAGAATACGCCTCAAACACCGGGAGCTGGCCCGCATGTTGGAGCGCGGAAGGCTCAGCCAGAATCACTGGGCCATCCGGCTGGGTATCAGCAAGGGACACCTGTCTCTGCTGGTCAACGGCAAGCGCCCCTACCCCGGCGGACGCACCCGGGAGAGGCTGCTTCGTGGTCTGGACGCCGACTTCGACCAACTGTTCACGGTCGAGGTGCGTCCGCCCATCGCCGGGAGAAGAATGAAGTCGACGTTCGGCCGCTCTTTCAGAGAACGGCCCCGGACGTCCTCTTCGAGGAAGACGACCTTGCGTACCATCTGGAACGACATCCGCTTCGGCCTTCGGGTCCTCAGGCGGACTCCCGGGATGACTCTTGTGGCCGTACTCATCCTGGCCATCGGCGTGGGGGCCAACGGCGCCATCTTCAGCTTCACCGACGCGCTGCTGCTCAGCCAGCCCGATCTGCCCCAGCCCGACCGTTTGATGCGGGTCTTCTCGCAGCTTCCCGACGGCAGCCGCTACGGTACTTTTTCCTATCCTGAATACCGCGAGCTGAGCTCCCGAGCCCGGGCCTTTCAGGGACTGGCCGCCCATACGCTGATCACCTTCAGCCTGGGGACGGGCGAGGGCGCCGAGATCAAGCGCGGCGAAATCGTCAGCGGCAACTACTTCGAGGTGCTGGGCGTGCAGCCCCTGCTCGGGCGCGGACTGAGTCCGGGGGACGACCAGGCGGAAGGCGGACATCCCGTGGCCGTCATCAGCGAGAGCCTGTGGCGGACGCGCTTCGGCGCGGCTCCTGACGTGCTGGGAGGCACCGTCTTCAT
The Acidobacteriota bacterium genome window above contains:
- a CDS encoding Uma2 family endonuclease, with amino-acid sequence MPRPAGQGQQDVISQVRQRQESSGVLHCSGNHYSANVTACPPDLCRRREDRSRTGPVDCQRPRSNLTTSVVEILSPSTRRRDVLVKSALYSRFGVSHYWIADPDLDRIEVLGLCDDGSYEQLNTFNRPEVLQMDDYPELELPLERVFG
- a CDS encoding ABC transporter permease produces the protein MMLDGLWSDLRLAWKTLKRKPLASVVVVATLALAIGGGSAVFSVVEGVVLRPLPYHEPERLVGVWQLQRHDAGQNSMSLPNFLDWQEQSETFAELAAFKGSSLVLSYEGRTERVMGVESTAEFFSVFGVDPLHGRTFLPDEDGPAGRRVIVLSHAFFSSRFGGDSAIVGQSLTLNGRAYEVIGVMPPEFRTPDYPNAQFWEPIREDAESSCGRGCLIYRSVGRLADNVSMSQASAELNTISRRLEEAHPEDNAGVGAMLVDLHQQTVGDVRPILSLLVAAVGLLLLIACANVTNILSAQAAVRRSEAAMLQALGASSGRLMRRLLLEGLLLAGVGGALGLLMSFLGLDALLALAPEELPRLDQITLNAPVVLFSLLVTAATGILFSLLPAFQLKRQQPAQVLSSSGRTHSGGGGGYSRQALVLVQVAMAVPLLIACGLLLRSFWTLAAAEVGFQSERLLAARVYLAGERYETDRQPRLDFFRRLLEEVRSQPGVRAASTVWIPPLTDNAVITSFTIQGRPEPPPGQHPGAEMRVVGDRYFSTVGIPLLKGRAFDDTDLPESQKVAVISKAMADRHWPDSDPLGQFVELGLSFAGDHEGQYHQIVGVVGDVKLRGLAVPERATVYLPYSQNAPTVMSLMMRYDGDSGPLVESVRKAVADLDPNLAVYDIRSMSESRARGLVEPRFYALMLGYFAVVAALLAVLGVYGVAAYQTASRTREIGIRMALGARRGQVLQAVMRSGLGPVALGLLLGTVVAFSLSNLLMGLLHGVDPLDRLTFASASSLLLLAAVGAVYLPARRASRIDPSISLRWQ
- a CDS encoding PadR family transcriptional regulator, with translation MPLTHLAYHVLLALAGGAGHGYAIGKEVEERSAGRLSPATGSLYQVLKRLREDGLIEEAPDAAPSGGDSRRQYFRLTPLGTAVAEAETARLRELLLAARERNLVSGDL